A window of the Candidatus Abyssobacteria bacterium SURF_5 genome harbors these coding sequences:
- a CDS encoding NAD-dependent epimerase/dehydratase family protein, with amino-acid sequence MRIIVTGAAGFIGSSLSEALLARDHDVIGIDCLTDYYSPAVKRGNLNAALQSSRFTFLEENLLDIDLPKVLDGCDVVFHEAAQAGVRESWGTTFQLYSDYNVLATQRLLEAAKAVPIKKFIFASSSSVYGNAERIPVCESDPLRPLSPYGVTKLAGEHLCHLYFVNYGVPALSLRYFTVFGPRQRPDMAFHKFISALLRDEPLPLFGTGQQTRDFTYIDDAVSANLCAIEKGKPGAVYNIGGGARISLNEAIELLEEISGRKARRKQVGSQKGDVLHTWADTFLARKELGFQPRFNVVEGLEREFEWLNKSL; translated from the coding sequence ATGCGCATAATCGTAACGGGCGCCGCCGGGTTCATCGGCTCCTCCCTTTCCGAAGCGCTGCTCGCCCGCGATCACGACGTTATTGGTATCGACTGCCTCACCGATTACTATTCGCCCGCCGTCAAGCGGGGCAATCTCAATGCCGCTCTGCAAAGCAGCCGGTTCACCTTCTTAGAAGAAAACCTTCTCGACATCGATCTTCCGAAAGTACTCGATGGGTGCGATGTGGTTTTTCATGAGGCGGCGCAGGCGGGAGTTCGCGAGAGCTGGGGGACCACCTTCCAACTCTATTCCGACTATAATGTCCTCGCCACACAGCGCCTGCTCGAGGCCGCGAAAGCGGTTCCAATAAAGAAATTCATCTTTGCGTCCTCTTCTTCGGTATACGGAAACGCTGAGAGAATACCGGTATGCGAAAGCGATCCGCTTCGTCCTCTTTCGCCCTACGGCGTCACCAAACTGGCCGGCGAACACTTGTGCCATCTCTACTTCGTTAACTATGGAGTGCCCGCGCTTTCTCTGCGATATTTCACCGTCTTCGGGCCGAGGCAGCGCCCGGATATGGCCTTTCACAAGTTTATCAGTGCGCTTCTGCGCGACGAGCCGCTCCCGCTATTCGGTACAGGTCAGCAAACACGCGATTTCACGTATATTGATGACGCCGTGAGTGCTAACTTGTGCGCAATCGAGAAAGGCAAACCGGGCGCCGTCTATAATATCGGCGGCGGAGCGAGAATCTCTTTGAATGAGGCCATCGAACTGCTCGAGGAGATTTCGGGGAGAAAGGCGAGAAGAAAACAGGTCGGCTCCCAGAAGGGGGATGTGCTCCATACGTGGGCGGATACATTCCTCGCACGGAAAGAGCTTGGATTTCAGCCGCGATTCAATGTGGTGGAAGGACTCGAGAGGGAGTTCGAGTGGCTGAACAAATCACTGTGA
- a CDS encoding nucleotide sugar dehydrogenase — translation MQSGNSSSRNNRKKKASTAASRKLGAQIESKQALIGVIGMGYVGLPLALEFCRSGFRVMGFDIDQTKVDALNAGKSYIGHIPSANVKSFSRAGLFSATSDFSRLAEPDCISICVPTPLNQQKEPDLKYVAATSEAISERLRPGQLVVLESTTYPGTTEELMLPILSRSKLAAGRDFFLAYSPEREDPGNRMFPIEKIPKVVGGISPKCSELAGKLYAKIFERVVPVSSTGAAEMTKLLENIFRCVNIALVNEMKMLAERMGIDIWEVIEAASSKPFGFMPFYPGPGLGGHCIPIDPFYLSWKAREYDFNTRFIELAGEVNTFVPYHVVQRIGEALNLKGKSIRGARILVLGVAYKPDVDDMRESPAIKIIELLLKQGADVRYNDPHIPRFPRLRKYDLDMVSVKLTPRLMKSMDCVAIITNHSSYDYNYIVKHAPMVIDTRNATKAVTNSKSKIIKA, via the coding sequence ATGCAATCAGGCAATTCCAGCAGCAGGAATAACCGCAAAAAAAAGGCTTCAACGGCGGCCTCGCGCAAACTTGGGGCGCAGATAGAAAGCAAGCAGGCTCTCATCGGCGTGATCGGAATGGGATACGTCGGACTACCACTCGCGCTCGAATTCTGCAGGAGCGGCTTCCGTGTGATGGGATTCGACATAGACCAGACGAAGGTGGATGCCCTCAACGCGGGCAAAAGCTACATCGGCCACATTCCTTCGGCTAACGTAAAATCATTTTCGCGCGCCGGCCTTTTTTCAGCCACATCAGATTTTTCGCGGCTGGCCGAGCCTGATTGCATCAGCATCTGCGTGCCCACCCCGCTCAATCAGCAGAAAGAGCCCGACCTGAAATATGTGGCGGCTACTTCCGAAGCCATCTCTGAGCGGCTGCGGCCGGGCCAACTGGTGGTGCTTGAGAGCACCACGTACCCGGGAACCACTGAAGAGTTGATGCTGCCGATCTTGAGCAGGAGCAAACTCGCTGCCGGGCGCGACTTTTTTCTTGCGTATTCGCCCGAGCGCGAGGACCCGGGCAACCGCATGTTTCCCATAGAGAAAATCCCGAAGGTGGTCGGCGGGATCAGCCCCAAGTGCAGCGAATTGGCCGGAAAACTGTATGCGAAGATATTCGAGAGGGTAGTGCCGGTCTCCTCGACCGGCGCGGCGGAAATGACGAAGCTGCTCGAGAACATCTTTCGCTGTGTGAACATCGCCCTGGTGAACGAGATGAAAATGCTCGCCGAGCGAATGGGGATCGATATCTGGGAAGTGATTGAAGCGGCCTCCTCAAAACCGTTTGGATTCATGCCGTTTTATCCGGGGCCCGGACTGGGAGGGCATTGTATTCCGATTGACCCATTCTACCTTTCCTGGAAGGCGCGCGAGTACGATTTCAACACGAGATTCATCGAACTTGCCGGCGAAGTGAACACGTTTGTGCCGTATCACGTGGTTCAGCGAATCGGAGAGGCGCTCAATCTGAAGGGGAAAAGCATTCGGGGGGCGCGCATTCTGGTGCTGGGAGTGGCCTACAAGCCCGATGTCGACGATATGCGCGAATCGCCGGCGATCAAGATAATAGAACTACTGCTGAAGCAGGGGGCGGACGTCCGCTACAACGATCCGCACATCCCTCGCTTTCCCCGGCTGAGGAAGTACGATCTGGACATGGTCTCGGTGAAGCTGACACCGCGGCTCATGAAGTCGATGGATTGCGTGGCGATTATCACAAACCACTCGAGCTATGATTACAATTATATCGTCAAGCACGCACCCATGGTCATAGATACCCGCAACGCGACCAAAGCAGTGACAAATAGCAAGAGCAAGATCATAAAGGCGTAA
- a CDS encoding UDP-glucose/GDP-mannose dehydrogenase family protein — MNIGVVGAGYVGLVTGTCLAEMGNDVTLVDIDVKKVETLKRGRTPIYEPGLEELIKRNLHENRLKFTADTAEAVRKSDIIFIAVGTPQCHDGACDLSHVFSVAEAVADAMDGHKIIVIKSTVPVGTADRVRHLLSSKTSADFDVVSNPEFLKEGAAIDDFMRPDRVVIGTDRPEVAQIMRELYRPFVRTGRPIIVMDNRSAELTKYAANAMLATRISFINEIANFCELIGANVNSVREGIGFDERIGFTFLFPGVGYGGSCFPKDVKALASTAREFGYQMKVLEAVDEVNTKQKCILVPKIRRHFDDDLKEKIIALWGLSFKPRTDDMREAPSISIVTELLTDGAVIQVHDPVAMKEAKKLFGNKVKYCERPYDALAGAHALVLVTEWTEFRNPDFERMKRLMAGNVIFDGRNIYQPQTMREKGFVYYGIGQ; from the coding sequence ATGAATATCGGTGTGGTCGGCGCCGGATACGTTGGACTGGTGACTGGAACCTGTCTTGCCGAAATGGGCAATGACGTGACCCTCGTGGATATCGACGTGAAAAAAGTCGAGACGCTCAAACGCGGGCGAACCCCCATTTATGAGCCGGGCCTCGAGGAGCTCATAAAGAGAAATCTGCATGAGAACCGGTTAAAGTTCACAGCGGACACTGCCGAGGCTGTCCGTAAATCCGACATCATTTTCATCGCCGTCGGTACGCCGCAATGTCATGACGGCGCGTGCGATCTCTCGCATGTTTTCAGCGTAGCCGAGGCCGTTGCGGACGCAATGGACGGACACAAGATCATCGTTATCAAGAGCACGGTGCCCGTGGGAACCGCCGATCGAGTGCGGCACTTGCTTTCCTCAAAAACCTCTGCGGATTTCGACGTGGTATCGAATCCGGAATTTCTGAAGGAAGGCGCGGCAATAGACGATTTCATGCGGCCCGACCGCGTGGTGATCGGCACGGACCGCCCGGAAGTCGCCCAGATCATGCGCGAGCTGTATCGGCCGTTTGTGCGCACGGGCAGGCCGATCATCGTCATGGATAACCGCAGCGCCGAGCTCACGAAATACGCAGCCAATGCGATGCTGGCTACCCGGATCTCGTTCATAAACGAGATCGCGAATTTCTGCGAGTTGATCGGCGCCAACGTCAACAGCGTCCGTGAAGGGATCGGGTTCGACGAGCGGATCGGATTTACGTTCCTCTTTCCGGGCGTCGGCTACGGCGGCTCGTGTTTCCCGAAGGATGTGAAGGCGCTGGCCTCGACCGCGCGCGAATTCGGGTATCAGATGAAAGTGCTCGAGGCCGTCGACGAGGTGAATACGAAACAAAAATGCATCCTGGTTCCGAAAATCCGCCGCCACTTCGACGACGATCTCAAAGAAAAAATCATTGCCCTCTGGGGGCTTTCCTTCAAGCCGAGGACCGACGACATGCGCGAGGCGCCGTCAATCAGCATTGTCACCGAGCTCCTCACAGACGGCGCCGTCATTCAGGTGCATGACCCGGTCGCGATGAAAGAGGCCAAAAAACTGTTCGGGAACAAAGTTAAGTACTGCGAGCGTCCGTATGACGCGCTCGCGGGGGCGCATGCACTCGTGCTGGTGACCGAATGGACCGAATTCCGCAATCCCGATTTCGAGCGGATGAAACGCCTCATGGCGGGCAACGTCATTTTTGACGGTCGCAACATCTACCAGCCCCAGACGATGCGGGAAAAGGGATTCGTTTACTATGGCATCGGGCAGTAG